A window of Chloroflexota bacterium contains these coding sequences:
- a CDS encoding tetratricopeptide repeat protein yields the protein MTLDYANFNQANEEELQKQKIDALYQESLLHFQNGRWQQAINGFQAVLQLQPDHEQAKAFLEEAYVKASLEQEKPKPRKFLFQGRLRYLFFALVMISLLLFLAIGVRWAYVRWIQPARIAQQEAKQKSQLLEQAYKYLAEKDYAAAQEAFRTLLAEDPDNEEAQKGLAEAQKKASLAETYAKAKEAIAKQDWDEAASLLAAIAAQDPNYQDVQMQQTLVQEQIELRTRFDQANAAHTAGNWQEAIAGYEKLRDLDAEYQKQTVSERLFESYLQQGRYLIQSTKGDSTAVQRARELFQKALALQPQHPQAMQELSLAEKYLEGQKQLTQGNREAARAALEWVCQQQPEYAGGTASALLKLAGGQPEIAQPAPTGTISAPITSGETFHQQYASAMQRGDTAMDAGDYALAEECYRQATMAAIHGGYDSARWLFVAYVKVGTAYAKSGKFEEAITAIKTAISIMTKSAIAIPAESYSSYIEEAERYTQGRDYHNALIQYDQALRVIGKKCNCGLENWSVVP from the coding sequence ATGACTTTGGATTATGCGAACTTTAATCAAGCAAACGAAGAGGAACTACAGAAGCAGAAAATAGATGCGCTGTACCAGGAAAGCCTCCTGCATTTCCAGAACGGCAGATGGCAGCAAGCAATCAACGGCTTTCAAGCCGTATTGCAACTCCAACCCGATCATGAGCAGGCAAAGGCTTTTCTGGAGGAAGCGTACGTGAAGGCTTCTTTGGAGCAGGAGAAACCCAAGCCGAGGAAGTTCCTGTTTCAGGGGAGGTTGAGATATCTATTCTTTGCCCTAGTCATGATCAGCCTGCTCCTGTTCTTGGCCATAGGTGTGCGCTGGGCTTATGTTCGCTGGATACAACCAGCGAGAATAGCACAGCAGGAAGCAAAGCAAAAAAGCCAGCTATTGGAGCAAGCTTACAAGTACCTGGCTGAAAAAGATTATGCAGCAGCACAGGAAGCATTTCGCACACTGCTGGCAGAGGACCCCGATAACGAAGAGGCTCAAAAAGGATTAGCTGAGGCACAGAAAAAAGCCTCTCTAGCCGAGACCTATGCCAAGGCGAAGGAGGCCATAGCAAAGCAGGATTGGGATGAAGCTGCGAGCCTCTTGGCAGCGATTGCAGCGCAAGATCCCAACTACCAAGATGTGCAAATGCAACAAACTTTGGTGCAGGAGCAAATCGAGTTGCGCACCCGATTTGACCAAGCCAACGCCGCCCATACTGCTGGTAACTGGCAAGAGGCTATTGCTGGCTATGAGAAACTCAGGGACCTTGATGCAGAATACCAGAAACAGACTGTAAGCGAACGCCTTTTTGAGAGCTACTTACAGCAGGGCCGCTACCTCATCCAGAGCACGAAGGGGGACAGCACAGCAGTGCAACGGGCTAGAGAATTGTTCCAAAAGGCGCTGGCACTTCAGCCCCAACACCCACAGGCAATGCAGGAACTGTCCTTGGCCGAGAAATACTTGGAAGGGCAAAAACAGCTCACGCAGGGCAACAGAGAAGCCGCTCGCGCTGCACTAGAGTGGGTATGCCAGCAACAACCCGAGTATGCGGGAGGAACTGCTAGCGCGCTGCTCAAATTGGCAGGTGGACAGCCAGAAATTGCCCAGCCTGCGCCCACCGGCACGATTAGTGCGCCGATTACGTCGGGAGAGACTTTCCATCAGCAATACGCTAGCGCTATGCAAAGAGGAGACACGGCTATGGATGCTGGGGATTACGCTCTGGCTGAGGAATGTTACCGTCAGGCAACCATGGCGGCCATTCACGGCGGTTATGATTCTGCGCGCTGGCTGTTTGTTGCTTATGTTAAAGTTGGGACAGCCTATGCCAAGAGTGGGAAGTTCGAGGAAGCGATTACCGCAATCAAAACAGCCATCTCGATCATGACCAAAAGTGCCATTGCCATCCCTGCAGAGTCGTACAGCAGCTACATCGAAGAAGCCGAGCGTTACACTCAGGGAAGGGATTATCACAATGCACTGATCCAATACGACCAAGCCTTGCGCGTTATTGGCAAGAAGTGCAACTGCGGATTAGAAAACTGGAGTGTGGTACCATGA
- a CDS encoding type II secretion system F family protein — MDLIPLALGIGLLMSLGVGLTYGGMLRWKTGETPKQRLQRLMSSKNPLEESELTLPFTERVLKPWLRRQIRAAGRLAPARSVERLQQNLIRAGYPYNLTVVDFLGIQILGALICMIIVLYPMTLRKAAPIGALFLAVIMGAVGLMLPDFWLRSRVRQRKAQITRALPDALDMLTICVDAGAGLESAMLKISEKWQNAIAQEFGKVVAEIRIGKTRREALQDMVERTNVPEVASFVAVLLQADQFGLSIANVLHNQSEQMRQRRWQRAEEEARKVPIKLLFPLVFLILPAIFAVTIGPAIPILLGIFREMVR; from the coding sequence ATGGATTTGATTCCACTCGCTTTGGGCATAGGGTTACTGATGAGCCTGGGTGTCGGCCTTACCTATGGCGGCATGCTAAGGTGGAAGACGGGTGAAACGCCAAAGCAACGCCTGCAGCGCCTAATGTCCAGCAAGAATCCACTGGAAGAATCGGAACTAACGCTGCCCTTTACAGAGCGCGTGCTCAAACCTTGGTTGCGCAGACAGATACGGGCAGCAGGACGGCTTGCTCCTGCCCGCTCTGTTGAGCGCTTGCAACAGAACCTCATCCGTGCTGGCTATCCCTATAATCTGACCGTGGTAGATTTCCTTGGGATACAAATTTTGGGTGCTTTGATTTGTATGATTATCGTGCTTTATCCGATGACTTTGCGCAAAGCCGCGCCTATTGGAGCCCTGTTCCTCGCGGTTATCATGGGTGCGGTTGGGCTCATGCTGCCAGATTTTTGGTTGCGCTCGCGCGTGCGCCAACGGAAAGCGCAGATAACCCGTGCTTTGCCCGATGCGCTGGACATGCTTACCATTTGCGTGGATGCCGGTGCGGGACTCGAATCCGCCATGCTCAAGATCAGCGAAAAGTGGCAAAATGCGATTGCCCAGGAATTTGGCAAAGTCGTAGCGGAAATCCGTATTGGCAAAACCCGGCGCGAGGCACTGCAAGACATGGTCGAGCGCACCAATGTGCCGGAGGTTGCCAGTTTTGTGGCTGTGCTGTTGCAGGCAGATCAGTTTGGGTTGAGCATTGCTAACGTGTTGCACAATCAATCGGAACAAATGCGTCAGCGCCGTTGGCAGCGAGCGGAGGAAGAGGCACGCAAAGTGCCCATCAAATTGCTCTTTCCGCTCGTTTTCCTGATTTTACCAGCGATTTTTGCGGTCACCATCGGTCCAGCTATTCCCATTCTGTTGGGCATTTTCAGGGAGATGGTCAGATAG
- a CDS encoding type II secretion system F family protein — MAILGLIIGVMMGLAVISLFVGAGQIIAHQSASIRNRLDVLAPIPTVATVGREQQEGKERSSLARHLNRIISGQTFATSVAHELARANIPLTVPEYVLLNLGSGMVCFLLLLLLSRQMLFALPGMAIGVLLPRLYVRRKQTQRLYAFQEQLPDILTLLVGSLRSGYGLTIAMDNVAKQMPPPAAEEFSRVVREIGLGMPITQALFNLVQRIPSDDLDLVVTAIAIQYETGGNLATVLETITSTIRERVRLKGQLRILTAQQSLQRYILTAMPFFLGLIIYILNPQYITALFTPGPTLVIPIGAAIGVVIGYIVMGKLSQIEF; from the coding sequence ATGGCAATCCTTGGTCTGATTATCGGCGTTATGATGGGCCTAGCCGTGATCTCGCTCTTCGTCGGGGCTGGCCAGATCATCGCCCATCAAAGTGCTTCCATTAGAAACCGGCTGGATGTGCTAGCGCCAATCCCGACAGTCGCGACTGTCGGAAGGGAGCAGCAAGAAGGGAAAGAACGCTCTTCTCTGGCCAGACACTTGAACCGGATTATCTCGGGACAGACTTTTGCTACTTCGGTAGCGCATGAACTAGCACGCGCCAATATCCCATTGACTGTTCCCGAATATGTGCTACTAAACCTTGGCAGTGGGATGGTCTGTTTTCTGCTCTTGCTGCTTTTGTCGCGACAGATGCTCTTTGCCTTGCCGGGCATGGCCATTGGCGTATTGTTGCCCCGCCTCTATGTGCGCCGTAAGCAGACACAACGCTTGTATGCCTTTCAAGAGCAACTGCCAGATATTTTGACTTTGCTAGTTGGCTCCTTGCGCAGTGGCTACGGCCTCACCATCGCCATGGACAATGTAGCCAAACAAATGCCTCCCCCCGCTGCGGAAGAGTTCAGCCGTGTCGTACGAGAGATTGGCCTGGGTATGCCCATTACTCAAGCCTTGTTCAACCTGGTACAGCGTATCCCTAGCGATGACTTGGACTTGGTGGTCACGGCCATTGCCATCCAGTATGAAACAGGGGGAAACCTGGCCACTGTCCTGGAAACGATCACCAGCACTATTCGCGAACGGGTACGCCTCAAAGGACAATTGCGCATCCTGACAGCGCAACAATCCTTACAGCGCTACATCTTAACTGCGATGCCGTTTTTCCTAGGCCTTATTATCTACATATTGAATCCGCAGTACATCACTGCGTTGTTCACTCCAGGCCCCACTTTAGTTATCCCCATCGGTGCAGCGATCGGCGTGGTCATCGGCTACATAGTGATGGGCAAGTTGAGCCAGATTGAGTTCTGA
- a CDS encoding prepilin peptidase has product MMWGAIALGVMSGLLLNMAADLLPREAGGASKIRHQARLGIFLLVSVGLCAYLQRRHGWSSSFFMQAAYCHLLLLIAVIDLEHRIVPNVLIASGITLALGFNFWLATPGLVAAFLGAVVGGGIFLLLALLRRDALGLGDVKLAFLIGMMTGFPWVLQALTIGILLGGAAAAFLLLARLRGPKQYMPYAPYLVVGCMVTLLYGHDIAYWYVRAAGLGG; this is encoded by the coding sequence GTGATGTGGGGTGCCATAGCACTTGGTGTCATGAGTGGCTTGTTACTCAATATGGCTGCAGACCTCTTGCCGCGGGAAGCAGGCGGGGCGTCCAAGATACGCCATCAGGCGAGGTTGGGCATCTTTCTGCTGGTGTCAGTTGGCCTGTGTGCCTACTTACAGCGCCGGCATGGTTGGAGCTCCAGCTTCTTCATGCAAGCCGCTTATTGCCACCTATTGTTGCTTATCGCAGTGATTGACCTGGAACACAGGATTGTGCCCAATGTGTTGATCGCTTCTGGCATAACGCTGGCTCTAGGGTTCAATTTTTGGCTGGCGACCCCAGGGTTGGTAGCTGCATTTTTGGGCGCAGTAGTAGGGGGAGGAATTTTTCTGCTATTAGCCCTTCTTCGCCGCGATGCCCTTGGGCTGGGCGATGTCAAACTGGCGTTTTTGATTGGGATGATGACTGGGTTCCCTTGGGTGCTGCAGGCGCTGACTATCGGGATTCTTCTAGGAGGAGCAGCCGCTGCTTTTCTGTTGCTTGCACGTCTGCGGGGTCCCAAGCAATACATGCCCTATGCGCCGTATCTCGTTGTTGGTTGTATGGTTACCCTGCTTTATGGTCACGACATCGCGTATTGGTATGTCCGCGCGGCTGGACTGGGAGGATAG
- a CDS encoding response regulator, with product MPATILIIDQDMDSVHNVRQTLEAEGYEVVTTVTGQAGIALAELNRPNLILLEIDLPDVDGYEVCRALRAVPALAKVPIIIYSARATVPDKVAGFKAGANDYIVKPVAAAELIVRINTLLRSEEAPLAYTVALWGAKGGVGTSTIALNLAVALRLKTGQRVTLMDAAMWGGTLPMMMNLAPKHTIADLVPRLYDLDSELLASVLATHSSGVRVLASEPWSKNGSTVQPTHLERILNWLEESSDYLIVDAASSLDHVTLSLLQRTQPLVVLTPEMTSLRNARLLISIAATWPQKLATLLLVLNCYPVKGGIKLRDIENALGAKIDVQIPNDESLVTYSINRGIPLVMSHPRSAVAQAFFRLADIIRNRAEKKRQEAKPPTTVWSA from the coding sequence ATGCCAGCCACTATTCTGATCATTGACCAAGACATGGATAGCGTGCACAACGTCCGGCAAACTCTCGAAGCCGAGGGCTACGAGGTCGTGACGACGGTAACTGGTCAGGCAGGGATTGCCTTGGCTGAGCTCAACCGCCCTAATTTGATCTTGCTGGAGATTGACCTGCCAGACGTTGATGGCTACGAGGTTTGCCGCGCCCTGCGTGCTGTCCCTGCTCTGGCGAAGGTGCCTATCATTATCTACTCAGCGAGAGCGACTGTGCCCGATAAGGTCGCTGGTTTCAAAGCCGGAGCCAATGATTACATCGTGAAGCCGGTCGCCGCGGCTGAGTTGATCGTACGCATCAACACCTTGTTGCGTTCTGAAGAGGCTCCGCTGGCTTACACGGTTGCCCTCTGGGGCGCTAAAGGTGGGGTTGGCACGAGCACCATCGCGCTGAACCTAGCGGTAGCCTTGCGTCTGAAAACGGGTCAACGGGTAACGCTCATGGACGCCGCGATGTGGGGGGGAACACTGCCCATGATGATGAACCTGGCGCCCAAGCACACGATTGCCGATCTAGTGCCTCGACTCTATGACCTGGATTCAGAGCTACTGGCCTCGGTCCTTGCCACCCATTCGTCGGGAGTGCGCGTTCTGGCATCCGAGCCATGGAGCAAGAACGGCAGCACAGTCCAACCTACTCACTTGGAACGCATTCTGAATTGGCTGGAAGAGTCCAGTGACTACCTTATCGTGGATGCGGCATCGTCTCTGGATCATGTTACGCTGTCTTTGTTGCAACGCACACAACCCCTGGTGGTACTGACTCCGGAAATGACCTCGTTGCGCAATGCACGGCTGTTAATAAGCATCGCGGCAACTTGGCCGCAGAAATTGGCAACATTACTGCTCGTGCTCAACTGCTACCCAGTCAAGGGAGGGATCAAACTCAGGGATATCGAAAATGCGCTCGGGGCTAAAATTGATGTGCAAATTCCCAATGACGAATCTTTGGTGACCTATTCCATCAACCGAGGCATACCTCTGGTTATGAGCCATCCGCGCAGCGCGGTGGCACAAGCCTTTTTTCGGCTTGCTGATATCATACGCAACAGAGCGGAGAAGAAGCGACAAGAAGCCAAGCCGCCTACCACTGTGTGGAGTGCGTAG
- the cpaB gene encoding Flp pilus assembly protein CpaB: MGRRAGCIWIAAGIVLALLAGALTFWAIVRVSSQAAVPTARVPTVEVVVASRSIAARQFIMPDDVALRTMPVDIVPENALHKVDEVVGWITLHPLVTNEMILSSDVVSSTVRGDYFAFTMDKTKVAMAFPASDLMSSNNLLKPGDHVDLLFSIEVQETDVNTGGLVTFNALQNLEIAAIVQPRDVETKAQSEATAQRARPLAIIFALDPQDALVLKHLHDLGGVVDIVLRAPEAKERFSTQPVNEKYLINRYQLRVPIVP, encoded by the coding sequence ATGGGCAGACGAGCGGGATGCATTTGGATAGCAGCAGGAATTGTATTGGCCTTGTTGGCTGGTGCGCTGACCTTTTGGGCTATTGTCCGTGTCTCTTCGCAAGCAGCAGTTCCGACTGCACGTGTTCCCACGGTCGAAGTCGTGGTTGCTTCCCGCTCGATAGCCGCGCGCCAATTCATCATGCCCGACGATGTGGCGCTGCGTACTATGCCAGTGGATATTGTGCCGGAAAATGCCCTTCACAAAGTAGATGAGGTAGTAGGTTGGATAACCCTGCACCCCTTGGTGACTAATGAGATGATTTTGAGCAGCGACGTGGTTTCGTCTACCGTCCGAGGGGACTATTTTGCCTTTACTATGGACAAGACCAAGGTAGCCATGGCCTTTCCTGCCAGTGACCTGATGAGCAGCAACAACCTGCTGAAACCCGGCGACCATGTGGACCTTCTTTTCTCCATTGAGGTGCAAGAGACCGATGTGAATACTGGCGGATTGGTGACCTTTAACGCGCTGCAGAACCTGGAAATTGCCGCCATCGTTCAGCCGCGAGACGTGGAAACAAAAGCTCAGTCAGAGGCGACCGCTCAGCGAGCGCGCCCATTGGCCATTATCTTCGCCCTGGATCCTCAGGATGCATTGGTGCTCAAACACCTCCATGATTTGGGAGGCGTCGTGGATATAGTGCTGCGTGCTCCGGAAGCCAAGGAGCGTTTTAGCACGCAACCAGTTAACGAGAAGTATCTCATCAACCGTTACCAGCTTCGTGTTCCAATCGTACCATAG
- a CDS encoding pilus assembly protein, translating into MVRKRWFWFAATASAVLARLTAEAVTTNRTTKRQRERGESLVELALVLPVLLLILISILDLGRAVYAYHVVANCAREGARFGATAEINPTAVADVVRNTAVGLDTSQLSVTVTYPTNAVRVEVSYNFRLITPLVALAIGRQTLTLSSAATMYKGY; encoded by the coding sequence ATGGTACGCAAGCGATGGTTCTGGTTTGCTGCAACGGCTTCAGCCGTCCTGGCGCGGTTAACGGCTGAAGCCGTTACTACAAACCGTACGACAAAGCGTCAGCGAGAACGTGGCGAGAGCTTGGTCGAGCTGGCGCTGGTTCTACCTGTCTTGTTGCTCATACTCATCTCCATCCTCGATCTGGGGCGTGCGGTTTATGCGTATCATGTGGTGGCAAACTGCGCCCGGGAGGGCGCACGTTTTGGGGCGACGGCAGAAATCAACCCAACGGCGGTGGCTGACGTGGTGCGGAACACTGCGGTAGGGCTGGATACTAGCCAACTGTCGGTAACGGTAACCTACCCCACCAATGCCGTCAGGGTTGAGGTGAGTTACAATTTTCGGTTGATTACCCCACTCGTTGCCCTGGCGATAGGACGCCAAACTTTGACGCTCAGTAGTGCGGCGACGATGTACAAGGGGTACTGA
- a CDS encoding pilus assembly protein, whose amino-acid sequence MEGKSYMRGQSLVEFALCLSVLILILLGVFDLGRAFHAYIVITNAAREGAYYGAMHPSDSSGIVAHVISEAQGSGIALSAGNVSISSTGISGTPMCVTVSYDFTLISSFLLGGRTIRLQSCAEMVVY is encoded by the coding sequence ATGGAAGGAAAAAGCTACATGCGTGGGCAGAGCCTGGTCGAATTCGCCTTATGCCTGTCGGTTTTGATTCTGATCCTTCTGGGGGTTTTCGACCTAGGCCGTGCGTTCCATGCCTACATTGTCATCACCAACGCAGCGCGTGAGGGCGCGTACTATGGCGCGATGCACCCTTCCGACAGCAGTGGCATTGTGGCGCATGTCATCAGCGAGGCACAGGGCTCGGGCATAGCGCTGAGTGCCGGGAACGTGAGCATCTCTTCCACCGGCATCAGCGGCACGCCCATGTGCGTCACGGTGTCCTATGATTTTACTTTGATCAGTTCCTTCTTGTTGGGTGGGCGGACGATTCGATTGCAGAGTTGCGCAGAGATGGTGGTATACTGA
- a CDS encoding Flp family type IVb pilin produces the protein MLWPTIWSWLRREEGQDLTEYALIIALIVIVAVVAVQLLGESISNVLSNVASTLAATLQSGS, from the coding sequence ATGCTGTGGCCCACGATTTGGTCCTGGCTGCGCCGTGAGGAAGGGCAGGACCTGACCGAGTACGCCCTGATCATCGCGCTGATCGTGATCGTCGCTGTCGTCGCGGTCCAGTTGCTAGGCGAGAGCATCAGCAACGTACTAAGCAATGTTGCCAGTACGTTGGCAGCCACGCTTCAGTCTGGATCGTAA
- a CDS encoding helix-turn-helix domain-containing protein — protein sequence MGNNEKKVLLKAREAAEYLRISLFTLNKIERQNLLIPFRTPGGHRRYSLEMLNQYLEENRFPKNHLRNHTERR from the coding sequence GTGGGCAACAACGAGAAAAAGGTACTACTGAAAGCGCGTGAGGCGGCAGAATACTTGCGCATCAGCCTGTTTACCTTGAACAAGATCGAGCGGCAGAATTTGTTGATACCCTTTCGTACCCCAGGTGGACATCGCCGCTACAGCCTGGAGATGTTGAACCAATATCTGGAAGAGAACCGCTTTCCCAAGAACCACTTAAGAAACCATACAGAAAGGAGGTGA
- a CDS encoding response regulator transcription factor, giving the protein MAFIIVTDADPSLGALLQQEFQRQGHQVLIARSGQDALQLAERYRPDLLVLNAMLPQFSAVEVHHRLKAIPSLHNTQVLFYYIQLRVEEEPSNLSHTVDAYAHRASPISELVTRGNALLRRGPTTQAPTLSDHLIAGTLILHCHNMTVENNGRICSLTPTEFELLRYLMLHANETCSTRRLLQHVWGYPPGVGSTDLVRSYIRSLRSKIEMCPAHPVYLRTVRHRGYMLCSDGNLECDEDRWIPQQKQAGRKIAAAPG; this is encoded by the coding sequence ATGGCTTTCATCATCGTAACAGATGCCGATCCTAGTTTAGGCGCCCTCTTGCAGCAAGAATTTCAGCGCCAGGGCCATCAAGTGCTCATTGCGCGCAGCGGGCAAGATGCGCTGCAGCTCGCAGAGCGTTATCGTCCGGATTTACTCGTGTTGAATGCGATGCTCCCGCAGTTCAGTGCCGTCGAGGTACATCACCGACTCAAGGCGATCCCCTCTTTGCACAACACCCAGGTGCTTTTCTACTACATTCAATTGCGCGTGGAGGAAGAGCCGAGCAATCTGTCCCACACAGTAGATGCCTATGCTCACAGAGCCTCCCCAATCAGCGAACTTGTCACGCGAGGCAATGCTCTCCTGCGTCGAGGCCCTACCACGCAAGCCCCGACCCTTTCCGATCACCTCATCGCAGGCACGCTCATCCTGCATTGCCATAACATGACCGTTGAAAACAACGGTCGTATCTGTAGCCTTACTCCCACTGAGTTCGAGCTCTTGCGCTATCTCATGCTTCATGCCAATGAGACCTGCTCGACCAGGCGTCTCTTGCAACACGTTTGGGGTTATCCCCCGGGCGTGGGCAGCACCGATTTGGTGCGCTCCTATATCCGCAGCCTGCGCAGCAAAATCGAAATGTGCCCTGCTCATCCCGTGTACCTGCGCACAGTCCGGCATCGGGGTTACATGTTGTGCAGCGACGGCAACCTGGAATGCGATGAAGACCGGTGGATACCACAGCAAAAGCAAGCGGGCAGGAAAATCGCAGCGGCCCCAGGATAA
- a CDS encoding DUF2029 domain-containing protein codes for MVDGRRILIPLGLGLYFGPSLVTISLGQISGLLLIGLVVSACWLHNGRDKLAGAALFLTTIKPQVTYFVLLLVVLWVIHHRRWRVFWGMAAALGVSLIILWVIFPRWVSAYFHLVNGHAFFQYSTSTIGGLVYMLLGTNLLRFAGILLLFSIPCMLRMADSYGWLTAMNVALLVSVPLAPYGFTFDQVVLVPAVVQLATWLWRGELPIRWTWRIGGALVLIYTVLFAMLTIRSLYYHWFTWVPLAVAGLYALAWKQRRLVSCQGATHYPEELA; via the coding sequence ATGGTGGATGGACGCCGCATCTTAATCCCGTTGGGATTAGGTTTGTACTTTGGCCCATCATTAGTCACTATTTCCCTGGGACAAATCTCGGGTTTGCTTCTGATTGGGCTAGTGGTGAGTGCCTGCTGGCTGCACAATGGTCGAGACAAACTGGCAGGTGCTGCGCTATTTTTGACCACAATCAAGCCACAAGTGACATATTTTGTGCTATTGCTAGTTGTGCTGTGGGTTATTCATCACCGTCGTTGGCGGGTCTTTTGGGGTATGGCTGCTGCGCTGGGGGTTTCATTGATCATTTTGTGGGTGATTTTCCCACGCTGGGTGTCGGCTTATTTTCATCTAGTGAATGGTCACGCCTTTTTTCAGTACTCAACATCAACTATTGGCGGTTTAGTTTACATGTTATTGGGCACTAACCTGCTGCGCTTTGCAGGAATCCTGCTATTGTTCTCTATACCATGTATGTTACGAATGGCTGATTCATATGGCTGGCTGACGGCAATGAATGTTGCACTGCTTGTCTCTGTGCCCCTGGCGCCTTATGGGTTTACTTTTGACCAGGTTGTATTAGTCCCAGCCGTGGTTCAGCTCGCCACCTGGTTATGGCGTGGGGAGTTGCCAATCCGCTGGACATGGAGAATAGGTGGAGCGCTGGTACTTATATATACGGTGCTGTTTGCCATGCTCACCATACGAAGCCTTTATTATCATTGGTTCACTTGGGTGCCATTGGCAGTGGCTGGGTTATATGCACTGGCCTGGAAACAAAGAAGGCTAGTGTCTTGCCAAGGTGCTACTCATTATCCGGAGGAATTAGCGTGA